Proteins encoded within one genomic window of Episyrphus balteatus chromosome 1, idEpiBalt1.1, whole genome shotgun sequence:
- the LOC129905917 gene encoding translation initiation factor IF-2-like has product MTPIEFINIATKLLPEFDGKVENLNKFINALDLLETIKETNEAIAIKLIKTKLNQTVSRLLTNETTIEAIKVTLVTNIKHQSPQNITAKLLSIKQQNKTDNDFAKEVESLTQQLETAYISDGLSPQLAKSYSAQSAVKAIKTNAKSSEVKMLMRAGQFSTASEALTKFIELGAESTDTVNINYINKSRNFNKYRERGNSSQFSQRNNNFNGNIRGRQQSPNYNYNRNNNHRSSNYRGRYKRNRNVRYTEASENSGAPQAAHLGDALN; this is encoded by the coding sequence ATGACACCTATTGAATTCATAAATATCGCAACAAAATTGTTGCCAGAATTCGACGGCaaagttgaaaatttaaataaattcattaatgCTCTCGACTTACTTGAAACAATTAAAGAAACAAACGAGGCAATAGCGATTAAACTAATCAAAACAAAACTGAATCAAACCGTTAGCAGGTTACTTACTAATGAAACTACGATCGAAGCAATTAAAGTCACTCTAGTTACAAATATAAAACATCAATCACCTCAAAATATTACAGCTAAATTACTTAGtattaaacaacaaaacaaaactgacAATGATTTTGCAAAAGAAGTTGAAAGTTTAACACAACAATTAGAAACCGCATACATTTCAGACGGTCTATCCCCACAGTTAGCCAAATCATATTCTGCTCAATCCGCAGTCAaggcaataaaaacaaatgctaAGTCTAGTGAGGTAAAAATGTTAATGCGAGCTGGCCAATTTTCCACAGCTAGCGAagcattaacaaaatttatcgAACTAGGAGCGGAGAGTACAGACACTGTAAAcataaattacataaataaatcAAGGAACTTTAACAAATACAGGGAACGTGGAAATAGTTCACAATTCTCTCAAagaaacaataattttaatggaaatattCGGGGACGTCAACAAAGCCCAAACTACAACTATAATCGAAACAACAATCATAGAAGTAGTAATTACAGGGGAAGGTACAAAAGGAACAGAAATGTCAGGTACACAGAAGCATCGGAGAACAGCGGTGCTCCCCAGGCTGCCCACCTGGGGGATGCACtaaattaa